The Winogradskyella schleiferi genome has a window encoding:
- a CDS encoding T9SS type B sorting domain-containing protein yields the protein MTYFNRSLCLFIGLICSVSFAQQVSVDNSVSPQDLVQNTLIQGCVEVSNISSPSNGTSIGIGSFGYFERASSNFPFENGIVLTTGNANSAGNGQNNTILNEGDATWLTDNDLETALGISGTVNATSIEFEFISISNQIQFNYILASEEYFGNFPCEYSDGFAFLIREAGTSDPYTNIALIPGTTIPVNTNTVHDEIVGFCPASNDEYFDGYNVGDTNYNGRTTVLSATATIQPNVQYQIKLVIADQTDQNYDSAVFIEGNSFDASVDLGEDFSTCASSVVLDGNIDNPNATYSWYFNDALIPSQNQSTLTALQAGNYRVEITLPLAGNSCTIEDDINVALSSTQTSEPLSDFQLCDDLSGDGLEIFDLSTKDSEVLASVPSSSYTISYHYTNSDATNNSNAITSPIQNTGNPQPIHVRIEDTVNGCLAFSSFNLVVNNLPIISDPTPLVVCDDQTSDGITAMDLNAFKDNEITLAQSNLVVTYHSSASDAANGVNAHPMPYTNTNVSEQVFVSVKNPETGCISTTTLDISVIESPVINMEDHYIDACDADHDGFANFDLTSIIPDVLQGLTGVNVTFHVSPEDALSGANPIADDTNYGNITGEEQIVYIRVENDNSGCASIAPVELHSNLLLTATNIRDVSLCDIGDDDTEEFDFTNIAVGIINDLVDVEVFFYETEEDRDNQTNPINPDIVYYNQSSPQTIFIGIQSPTCYEVADFDLVLYPIIEFESVVSLIVCDTDQDGFTTTNLSSLNQDVINGVEGFDVTYFPTEQDAIDNTNALPNLYTNVTNPFTLFPRITSSETGCFDYNSFEVTVLPAPESEKPEDIIICDADRDGFSPINLNNSIPNSILATPDRSVTFHNSLADARSNLNQINSNSNYNAQTEIVYMRVENASTGCYVIEELDIIVNKLPFVGDLTNYVDEFIFCEDESDGFGEFIFENKDLEALSGQIGKEVSYYLNQADADNKTNAIDKTSVYENISNPQEIYVRVDNVTDESCYTTSSFTIEVGTNPVFNDPSDWFVCDDSVVDGSVMHDFSSVIDEVAAGIPDIQTVKFFTSEEDAINSNNEIPVQFANTVNPQQIYVQIDNGGICKSITSFVVNIISTPEIDPIDPLIECDDDTDGSLEFDLTAAEENILDVRQEDLVIAYFESFEDSETNTNEISNPESFTNTSNPQTVYFRVTNTISNCYAILPIELIVNQPPHINDFEEYTICANDTNSADLTEINEVARDVNFNVLFSYFDNEADAIANTNALDTNYTYQSDFDTLFVRTEYSTTHCSTYYQFNLKVEPLPIANQPNDLMDCDDDFDGILEFDLTQQNASILGGQNPNLFTVSYHNTELQANENNSALESDYMAFDGEVIYTRIENNSTGCYSVGQFSVIVNPLPIVDIGEQVICLDNMPLLVSANTNNGTDTYLWSTGEITPEIEITEVGNYWVEVTSEFGCEITDYFGVSESTSATIETTEVIDFSDPNNITVTISGIGDYLYQLDDFDPQESNVFQNVAMGYHTVTIIDLNGCTDTTKEVLVVDIPKFFTPNSDGTNDTWHIVGIETLPGTIINVYDRYGKLLTQLNSYSSGWNGKYNGEMMPTSDYWYVADVQRGSIAFQVKGHFTLKR from the coding sequence ATGACTTATTTCAACCGCTCCCTCTGCTTATTTATAGGCTTAATTTGTAGTGTTTCTTTTGCACAACAAGTTTCTGTAGATAATTCAGTTTCACCTCAAGACTTAGTTCAAAACACACTTATTCAAGGCTGTGTCGAAGTCTCCAATATTTCATCACCCTCAAACGGAACGTCAATAGGAATTGGCAGTTTTGGATATTTTGAACGTGCATCCTCAAATTTTCCTTTCGAAAACGGCATTGTATTAACAACAGGAAATGCCAACTCCGCTGGAAATGGACAAAACAACACCATCTTAAATGAAGGAGATGCTACTTGGCTAACGGATAATGATCTTGAAACGGCTTTGGGTATATCTGGAACTGTAAATGCGACATCCATTGAATTCGAGTTTATATCAATTTCAAATCAAATACAATTTAATTACATACTGGCTTCAGAAGAATATTTCGGTAATTTTCCTTGTGAATATTCAGATGGATTTGCCTTTTTAATTAGAGAAGCTGGTACCAGTGACCCTTATACCAATATAGCGTTAATTCCTGGAACCACAATTCCTGTAAACACAAATACGGTTCACGACGAGATTGTTGGGTTCTGTCCTGCTTCAAACGACGAATATTTTGATGGTTACAATGTTGGAGATACGAATTATAATGGTAGAACCACAGTGCTTTCAGCAACCGCAACAATTCAACCCAACGTACAATATCAAATTAAACTAGTTATTGCCGATCAAACTGATCAAAATTATGATTCTGCCGTATTTATAGAAGGTAACAGTTTCGATGCTTCTGTAGATTTGGGTGAAGATTTCTCTACGTGTGCAAGTAGTGTTGTTTTAGATGGAAATATAGATAATCCAAATGCAACTTATAGTTGGTATTTTAATGACGCTTTGATACCTTCTCAAAACCAATCGACTTTAACAGCATTACAAGCCGGAAATTATCGCGTAGAAATAACTTTACCTCTGGCAGGAAATTCTTGTACTATTGAGGATGATATTAACGTCGCTTTAAGCTCTACTCAAACTTCAGAACCGCTTTCGGATTTTCAACTTTGTGATGATTTAAGTGGTGATGGTCTTGAAATATTTGATTTATCGACTAAGGATTCTGAAGTCCTAGCTTCTGTACCTTCGTCAAGTTATACCATTTCTTATCACTATACCAACTCGGATGCTACAAATAACAGCAATGCAATTACGAGCCCAATTCAAAATACTGGTAATCCACAACCTATTCATGTAAGAATTGAAGATACGGTTAACGGTTGTTTGGCATTTTCCAGCTTCAATTTAGTAGTTAATAACTTACCCATAATCTCAGATCCAACCCCTTTGGTCGTTTGTGATGACCAAACTTCAGACGGTATTACAGCTATGGATTTGAATGCTTTTAAAGACAATGAGATTACTTTAGCACAATCTAACTTAGTGGTTACTTATCATAGCTCTGCAAGTGATGCTGCTAATGGTGTTAATGCGCATCCAATGCCGTATACCAACACAAACGTTAGCGAGCAGGTATTTGTGAGTGTCAAAAATCCAGAAACTGGTTGTATCAGTACAACTACTTTAGATATTTCTGTGATAGAGAGTCCTGTAATTAATATGGAAGATCATTACATAGATGCTTGTGACGCAGATCATGATGGCTTTGCCAATTTTGATTTAACATCAATTATTCCAGATGTGTTACAAGGATTAACAGGAGTTAATGTAACATTTCATGTTTCTCCAGAAGATGCACTTTCTGGAGCAAACCCTATTGCCGATGACACAAATTATGGCAATATTACAGGAGAAGAACAAATCGTTTATATTAGAGTAGAAAATGATAATTCTGGTTGTGCTTCCATTGCCCCTGTTGAATTGCACTCCAATTTACTTTTAACAGCTACAAACATTAGAGATGTCAGCTTATGTGATATTGGTGACGACGACACGGAAGAATTTGATTTTACAAATATTGCCGTAGGTATTATCAATGATTTGGTCGACGTGGAAGTGTTTTTCTACGAAACTGAAGAAGATAGGGATAATCAAACAAACCCTATCAATCCCGACATCGTATATTATAATCAGAGTAGCCCTCAGACAATATTCATTGGTATTCAAAGCCCTACTTGTTACGAAGTTGCAGATTTTGATTTAGTGTTGTATCCTATTATTGAATTTGAATCTGTCGTAAGCCTCATCGTTTGTGATACAGATCAAGATGGATTTACAACCACAAACTTATCCTCATTAAACCAAGATGTAATCAACGGCGTAGAAGGTTTTGATGTTACCTATTTTCCAACGGAACAAGATGCGATTGACAATACAAATGCGTTGCCTAACCTATATACTAACGTAACAAATCCGTTTACCTTATTTCCTAGAATTACGTCTTCAGAAACAGGTTGTTTTGATTATAACTCTTTTGAGGTAACTGTATTACCAGCACCAGAAAGCGAAAAACCTGAAGATATAATTATTTGTGATGCAGATAGAGATGGGTTTTCACCAATAAATTTAAATAATAGTATTCCTAACTCAATATTAGCAACTCCAGACCGCTCCGTAACATTTCACAATAGTTTAGCTGATGCACGATCAAACCTAAACCAGATAAATAGTAATTCCAATTACAACGCCCAAACTGAAATAGTCTATATGCGTGTCGAAAACGCTAGCACAGGCTGTTATGTCATTGAAGAATTAGACATTATTGTGAATAAATTACCTTTTGTGGGTGATTTAACCAACTATGTAGATGAGTTTATTTTTTGTGAAGATGAATCAGACGGTTTTGGTGAATTTATTTTTGAAAACAAGGATTTAGAAGCTTTGAGCGGACAAATTGGTAAAGAAGTTTCATATTATCTTAACCAAGCAGATGCGGACAATAAAACGAATGCTATAGATAAAACAAGTGTCTATGAAAACATTAGCAATCCACAGGAAATCTATGTGAGAGTTGACAATGTTACTGACGAATCTTGTTATACAACCTCTTCATTTACCATTGAAGTGGGCACAAACCCTGTTTTCAATGATCCGAGTGATTGGTTTGTATGTGACGATAGTGTAGTTGATGGCTCTGTGATGCATGATTTTTCAAGTGTCATAGATGAAGTTGCTGCCGGTATCCCAGATATTCAAACGGTAAAATTCTTTACTTCAGAGGAAGATGCTATCAATAGCAACAACGAAATACCTGTGCAATTTGCAAATACGGTTAACCCTCAACAGATTTACGTACAAATTGATAATGGTGGCATTTGTAAGTCCATTACATCATTTGTGGTTAATATAATTAGCACTCCAGAAATTGATCCAATAGATCCATTAATAGAATGTGACGACGATACGGATGGGTCACTTGAATTTGATTTAACTGCAGCAGAAGAAAACATATTGGATGTAAGGCAGGAAGATCTTGTAATAGCGTATTTTGAAAGTTTTGAAGATTCAGAAACCAATACTAATGAAATATCCAATCCAGAAAGTTTCACAAATACCTCAAATCCACAAACGGTTTATTTTAGAGTCACGAACACCATATCAAACTGTTATGCGATACTACCAATAGAATTGATAGTGAATCAACCGCCACATATCAATGATTTTGAAGAATATACCATTTGTGCTAACGACACAAATAGTGCTGACCTAACTGAGATTAACGAGGTGGCGAGAGATGTCAATTTCAATGTACTATTTAGCTACTTTGATAATGAAGCGGATGCCATTGCTAATACCAATGCTTTAGATACTAATTATACCTATCAATCTGATTTTGATACTTTATTTGTAAGAACTGAATATAGTACTACACATTGTTCTACGTATTACCAATTTAATTTAAAAGTTGAACCATTACCAATTGCTAATCAACCTAATGATTTAATGGATTGTGATGATGATTTTGATGGTATATTAGAATTCGATTTAACTCAACAAAACGCTAGTATCTTAGGAGGACAAAACCCTAATTTATTTACGGTAAGCTACCATAATACTGAGCTACAAGCTAACGAAAATAATTCGGCTTTAGAGTCAGATTACATGGCTTTTGATGGTGAAGTGATATACACACGTATAGAGAATAACAGCACAGGATGCTACAGCGTTGGTCAATTCTCTGTAATTGTGAACCCGCTTCCGATTGTAGATATTGGAGAGCAAGTCATTTGTTTGGATAATATGCCATTATTGGTATCTGCAAACACCAATAATGGAACGGATACTTACTTATGGTCTACTGGAGAAATAACCCCAGAAATCGAAATCACAGAAGTAGGTAATTATTGGGTAGAAGTAACCTCAGAATTCGGTTGTGAAATCACAGATTATTTCGGAGTATCAGAATCTACATCTGCAACTATAGAAACGACAGAAGTCATAGACTTTTCGGACCCTAACAATATTACAGTAACCATAAGCGGCATTGGAGATTACCTTTACCAATTAGACGATTTTGATCCGCAAGAATCCAACGTCTTCCAAAATGTTGCCATGGGATACCATACCGTGACGATTATTGATTTGAATGGCTGTACCGATACAACTAAAGAAGTTTTAGTGGTTGATATTCCAAAATTCTTTACACCTAATAGTGATGGCACTAATGACACTTGGCATATTGTAGGCATAGAAACCTTGCCTGGCACCATCATCAACGTATATGATCGCTACGGAAAATTGCTAACACAATTAAATTCTTATTCCTCTGGTTGGAACGGAAAATACAATGGCGAAATGATGCCAACCAGTGATTACTGGTATGTCGCAGATGTACAACGTGGTTCTATTGCATTTCAGGTCAAAGGACATTTTACTCTGAAACGATAA
- a CDS encoding T9SS type B sorting domain-containing protein: MRLKYIYSLVIAFFIFDFSYTQQIITDDSLPLEQLIQQNLGQNCVEISNISSNINGEINGINSFGYFERGASSFPFENGILLTTGNVNSAGNVLNTIPLREGDASWGTDIDLENALNIEETLNATSIQFNFVSVANQIQFNYILASEEYQQDYPCFYSDGFAFLIREAGSSDPYTNIAIIPGTSIPVNTSTIHDVIPESCPAENPAFFEGYNIGDTNYNGRTVVLSATATIQPNVAYEIKLIIADQDDENFDSAVFIEGNSFNANVELGPDITSCGDSVTLNGDIQNSQASYQWFQNDVLISNENDPVLQAVSSGTYRVEITIQLNETSCIIEDTVEITLDTEQAATQISDFVFCDDNGDGVENFDLTLKNNEVLASVPPSSYNISYHYTSEDAENNVNPIMGPIQNTSSPQPIFVRIEDTANGCLAYSEFNLVVNEKPEYVDPDPIIACIDPTLDGYTFVDLNVANNQILNGGSNLFVSYHYSEPEADLGYNPIFSPYANFNISETLYVRIYDALTGCFSTTSIFVEIQDSLAINSEDQWINACEQDEDGFENFDLTSVIDNVLQGLTGMDVSYHTSYYDAQFNLNPIADPEDYQNITPNYQIIYIRIQDPATGCYAITNLELHSNIILNTLSSESIIVCDDPSNDGIENFDLNEVEVELEDGYEEFEVTFYINEDDRANENNPINKSIPFNVTDNGTTIYAIVVDGDCTELVDVALVIAPAVVLTPQTADYCDDNDDGFTTLIMDTFNTVAAQGVPAANVKYYLNEDDAINNENILPDYVYNSSNPQLFYIRVTNAQTECYGISTLEVNVVNAPTVMTPESIIVCDDDDDGISNVDLEAKIPEITSSTTGLEITFYNDYYAAINGENEISTPDDYLTATQYIYARVENETTGCFSISGFYVYINTVPQFIPITNFENCEADIAGVADFYFYLKDTEILNGQPDKQVLYYETEADAIAGINPIDKYSAYQNTSVAQTIYVRVESYTDPNCFGTSSFELEVGSIPIFNPAETIVVCDDISNDGFVTVDLNETIAEMVAGSPESLDITFHTTEFDANNNFNPIPLNYTNSTNPQQLFARVDNGNYCKGISAFEINIVPAPLVYPASPVERCDTDYDGILNWDLTLSEIEILDVRQDNIEVSYFENIEDLETNTNPILDPENYNNTSNPQTVFVKVNNTLSDCFVNIPLDLIVNLPPLVNNFETIEICDNPTTSFDLSTVDQLLVDDTTDIIITYHIDSTDANDNMNPLDPNFIYSATSHNIVARLANGTTGCYTIYPFELIINPLPIANQPNDMETCDDTSNNTFEIFNLVAQNSSILQGQNSSIFDVSYHNSVIDAESGDNALPEDYNAQNNETIFARVTNSNTGCFSLTDFDIIVYPAPSSVTPITICDTDYDGINSFDLTTAESELYAIMPSNVSISYFETLEELDDNADRIASPTNYINISNPQTVYIKVFNNDANCYTAVPLEINTDLPPPINEFEIYETCDNATSSFDLTEIESALIEPETQANLSYFESFNDADNLTDPFALDYTYQSINDIIFVRIEDPITGCYLIYHFILQVNPLPIANQPNNIEVCDDDTNDGLESFDLESQTNTVLGTQNPDDFTVTYHLNLTEARTNENAIISEHISSNQLIIVRIENNETGCFSLTDFSLIVNPHPNIPEPLLECDTDYDANTLFDLTAAETDLFTTPNPDNIISYFETMEELENDSNPILNPENYTNTTNPQTVFIKVYNSVADCFTFVPLELNVNLPPATNSFELFDICENDANSFDLTTMNEVIVDTNFNVLFSYFSSEADAVANDNALDTNYIYTSTSDIIYARVEFSTTHCYYIFPFELRVNPSPIANQPDNLISCDDDFDGLYDFTLSQQNASILGNQNQNNFNVTYFNNPIEAEEGINALDSESYIGFDHEVIIARIENHITGCFSLVDFSLIVHRKPNVNIPDQVVCIDNLPLTVSAETFFATDTYLWSTNEIGPEIEITEIGTYTVTVTSEFGCSTLSTFNVTESESATIDVVETVDFSDPNNITVTIEEGIGDYLYILDNGDPQESNVFENVPLGYHTVTIIDLNGCAEVTEEVLVIDAPPFFTPNGDTINETWHIVGIETLPGSSVYIFNRYGKLITKLNTNSQGWDGKYNGYNMPASDYWYLAEIKQGGIAFEVKGHFALRR, translated from the coding sequence GTGAGATTAAAATACATATATTCCCTCGTAATTGCATTTTTCATTTTTGACTTTAGTTATACTCAACAGATTATAACAGATGATTCCTTACCATTAGAACAACTTATACAACAAAATTTAGGACAAAATTGTGTTGAAATTTCAAATATTTCGTCGAATATTAATGGAGAAATAAATGGTATAAATAGCTTTGGATATTTTGAACGTGGAGCTTCCAGTTTTCCTTTTGAAAATGGGATCTTATTAACCACAGGAAATGTAAATTCCGCAGGAAATGTGCTCAACACAATTCCATTGAGAGAAGGAGATGCTTCTTGGGGCACGGATATCGATTTGGAAAATGCATTAAATATAGAAGAAACCCTAAATGCTACTTCTATTCAATTTAACTTTGTATCTGTTGCGAACCAAATTCAGTTCAATTATATTTTAGCTTCGGAAGAGTACCAACAAGATTACCCTTGTTTTTATTCCGACGGATTTGCCTTTTTAATACGAGAAGCAGGTTCTTCTGATCCCTATACAAACATTGCTATAATTCCGGGTACCTCAATCCCAGTAAACACAAGTACCATACACGATGTAATTCCAGAATCGTGTCCAGCCGAGAATCCAGCATTTTTCGAAGGCTATAACATTGGCGACACCAATTACAATGGCCGAACCGTAGTCCTTTCTGCTACAGCTACAATTCAACCAAATGTTGCTTATGAGATAAAACTTATTATTGCAGACCAAGATGACGAAAATTTTGATTCCGCGGTTTTTATAGAAGGTAATAGTTTTAATGCCAACGTAGAGCTAGGGCCAGATATTACCAGTTGTGGCGATTCGGTCACGTTAAATGGTGATATCCAAAACTCACAGGCGTCCTATCAATGGTTTCAAAATGATGTACTCATATCTAATGAAAATGATCCTGTTTTACAAGCGGTTTCTTCAGGAACTTATCGCGTTGAAATTACTATCCAGCTTAACGAAACCTCATGTATTATTGAAGATACTGTAGAAATTACTTTAGATACCGAGCAAGCTGCAACCCAAATTTCAGATTTTGTTTTTTGTGATGATAATGGAGACGGTGTTGAGAACTTTGATTTGACCTTAAAAAATAATGAAGTCTTGGCTTCTGTGCCTCCTTCAAGTTACAATATTAGTTATCACTATACTAGTGAAGATGCTGAGAACAATGTTAACCCTATAATGGGACCTATTCAAAACACAAGTTCACCACAGCCTATCTTTGTAAGAATTGAAGATACTGCAAATGGCTGTTTGGCCTATTCTGAGTTCAACTTAGTCGTTAATGAAAAACCAGAATATGTAGATCCAGATCCGATTATAGCATGTATAGATCCGACATTAGATGGCTATACTTTTGTGGATTTAAACGTTGCCAACAATCAAATTTTAAATGGAGGCAGTAATCTATTTGTCTCGTATCACTATTCGGAACCTGAAGCAGATTTAGGTTATAACCCCATTTTTTCGCCCTATGCGAATTTCAATATTTCGGAAACCTTATATGTTAGGATTTACGACGCTTTAACGGGCTGTTTTTCTACCACTAGTATTTTTGTCGAAATACAAGATAGTCTTGCAATTAATTCTGAAGACCAATGGATCAACGCCTGTGAACAAGACGAAGATGGCTTCGAGAATTTTGATTTAACAAGTGTTATCGATAATGTTCTACAAGGCCTTACTGGAATGGATGTTAGTTATCACACCTCTTATTATGATGCTCAATTTAATTTAAACCCTATTGCAGATCCCGAAGATTATCAAAACATCACTCCAAATTATCAGATTATCTATATTCGTATTCAAGATCCTGCAACAGGCTGCTATGCCATTACGAATTTAGAATTACATTCCAACATCATTCTTAACACCTTGTCCTCAGAATCTATTATTGTTTGCGATGACCCTTCCAATGATGGCATCGAAAATTTTGATTTAAACGAGGTTGAAGTTGAGCTTGAAGATGGCTATGAGGAATTTGAAGTTACTTTTTATATCAATGAAGACGATAGAGCCAATGAGAATAACCCGATAAATAAATCTATTCCGTTTAATGTAACTGATAATGGCACAACTATATATGCCATTGTTGTCGATGGTGACTGTACTGAATTAGTAGATGTCGCTTTAGTTATTGCACCTGCAGTAGTTTTGACACCTCAAACTGCCGATTATTGTGACGACAACGATGATGGTTTTACTACCCTGATCATGGATACGTTCAATACTGTTGCAGCCCAAGGTGTACCAGCCGCAAACGTAAAATATTATCTCAATGAAGACGATGCTATAAACAATGAAAACATTCTTCCTGATTATGTGTATAACAGCTCAAACCCACAATTATTCTATATTCGAGTTACCAATGCTCAGACGGAATGTTACGGAATTTCTACATTAGAAGTAAACGTAGTGAACGCTCCAACCGTAATGACACCTGAATCAATAATTGTATGTGATGACGACGATGATGGTATTTCTAATGTCGACTTAGAAGCAAAAATTCCAGAAATCACAAGCTCAACCACAGGTTTGGAAATTACGTTTTACAATGATTATTATGCCGCTATAAACGGTGAAAATGAAATTTCTACACCAGATGATTATCTGACTGCAACGCAATATATCTATGCTCGCGTCGAAAATGAAACCACAGGTTGTTTTAGTATTTCCGGATTTTATGTATATATCAATACTGTTCCACAGTTTATTCCGATTACAAATTTCGAGAATTGCGAAGCTGATATTGCCGGAGTTGCTGACTTTTATTTTTATTTAAAAGACACCGAAATACTAAATGGTCAGCCAGATAAACAAGTTCTTTACTATGAAACTGAGGCTGATGCAATAGCTGGCATTAACCCTATTGATAAATATTCCGCTTATCAAAACACATCAGTTGCACAAACTATATATGTTAGAGTGGAAAGTTACACGGATCCAAATTGTTTTGGCACTTCTTCTTTTGAATTAGAAGTTGGGTCCATTCCAATTTTCAATCCAGCAGAGACTATCGTTGTTTGTGATGATATTAGTAACGATGGTTTTGTAACTGTCGATTTAAACGAAACTATTGCAGAAATGGTTGCAGGAAGCCCAGAAAGCTTAGACATAACATTTCATACCACAGAATTTGACGCCAACAATAACTTTAACCCTATTCCCTTAAATTATACCAATTCCACAAACCCTCAACAGCTTTTTGCAAGAGTTGACAATGGCAATTATTGTAAAGGTATAAGTGCTTTTGAGATTAATATTGTTCCTGCTCCTTTAGTTTATCCAGCTTCACCAGTTGAGCGCTGTGATACGGACTATGACGGCATTTTAAATTGGGACTTAACCCTTTCGGAAATAGAAATATTAGATGTTAGACAAGATAATATAGAGGTTTCGTATTTTGAAAACATAGAAGATTTAGAAACCAATACTAATCCTATTTTAGATCCAGAAAATTATAACAACACTTCAAACCCACAAACCGTATTTGTTAAGGTTAATAATACATTAAGTGATTGTTTTGTAAATATTCCTCTTGATTTAATTGTGAATTTACCTCCGCTCGTTAATAATTTTGAAACTATTGAGATATGTGACAATCCAACTACCAGCTTCGATTTATCTACAGTAGATCAATTGCTCGTAGATGATACTACAGATATTATAATCACTTATCACATAGATAGTACAGATGCTAATGATAATATGAACCCATTGGATCCTAATTTTATATATTCGGCAACATCCCATAATATAGTGGCAAGATTAGCTAATGGTACAACAGGTTGTTATACTATTTATCCTTTTGAACTTATTATCAACCCATTACCGATAGCCAATCAACCAAATGATATGGAAACTTGTGATGATACGTCCAATAATACATTTGAGATATTTAATTTAGTAGCTCAGAATTCGAGTATTTTACAAGGGCAAAATTCTAGCATTTTTGACGTGAGTTACCATAATTCAGTCATTGATGCAGAGAGTGGCGATAATGCCCTACCGGAAGATTACAATGCACAAAACAATGAAACAATTTTCGCTAGAGTTACGAACTCTAATACAGGCTGTTTCTCTCTAACGGATTTTGACATCATTGTTTATCCAGCACCATCAAGCGTTACACCGATTACGATTTGCGATACTGATTATGATGGCATAAATTCTTTTGATCTCACTACTGCTGAGTCCGAATTATACGCCATCATGCCAAGTAACGTTTCCATTTCATATTTCGAAACACTCGAAGAGTTAGACGACAATGCAGACCGAATTGCATCGCCAACAAACTATATAAATATCAGCAATCCACAAACGGTATATATAAAAGTATTTAATAATGATGCCAATTGTTACACAGCGGTTCCTTTAGAAATTAATACTGATTTGCCTCCACCAATTAATGAATTTGAAATTTATGAAACCTGTGATAATGCAACTAGTAGTTTTGACCTTACAGAAATAGAATCGGCATTAATTGAACCTGAAACACAAGCAAATCTTTCCTATTTTGAATCTTTTAATGATGCTGATAACCTTACCGATCCATTTGCTTTAGATTACACGTACCAATCCATTAATGATATTATTTTTGTTCGGATTGAAGACCCAATAACAGGATGCTATTTAATATATCATTTTATACTTCAAGTAAATCCGCTTCCTATTGCCAATCAACCAAACAACATTGAAGTATGCGATGATGACACTAATGATGGGCTAGAGTCTTTCGATCTAGAATCGCAAACCAATACTGTTTTAGGCACTCAAAATCCAGATGATTTCACAGTAACCTATCATTTAAATCTTACCGAAGCTAGAACAAATGAAAATGCGATCATTTCTGAACACATAAGCTCAAATCAATTGATTATCGTCAGAATTGAAAATAATGAAACTGGTTGCTTCAGTTTAACTGATTTTTCCCTTATTGTAAACCCGCATCCAAATATCCCAGAACCACTTTTAGAGTGTGATACCGATTATGATGCCAACACACTCTTCGATTTAACAGCGGCAGAAACTGATTTATTTACAACACCTAATCCAGATAACATAATTTCCTATTTTGAAACGATGGAAGAATTGGAAAACGACAGTAATCCAATTTTAAATCCTGAAAATTATACCAATACCACTAATCCGCAAACGGTTTTCATAAAAGTATATAATTCGGTTGCCGACTGTTTCACTTTTGTACCCTTGGAATTGAACGTCAACCTTCCTCCTGCCACTAATTCATTTGAACTATTTGATATTTGTGAAAACGACGCCAATAGTTTTGATTTAACAACGATGAACGAAGTTATTGTCGATACTAATTTCAATGTCCTCTTCAGCTATTTTTCATCTGAAGCAGATGCAGTCGCAAATGATAATGCTTTAGACACTAATTACATTTACACTAGCACTAGTGATATTATTTATGCTCGTGTAGAGTTCAGCACCACACATTGTTATTATATTTTTCCGTTTGAACTTCGTGTAAATCCTTCACCAATAGCAAATCAACCTGATAATCTTATAAGTTGCGATGATGATTTTGATGGACTTTATGACTTTACTTTGAGCCAACAAAATGCTTCAATTCTCGGTAATCAAAACCAAAATAATTTTAATGTCACCTATTTCAACAATCCTATTGAGGCCGAAGAAGGAATCAATGCGTTAGATAGTGAATCATACATTGGGTTTGACCATGAAGTTATAATAGCACGAATAGAAAACCATATTACGGGTTGTTTCAGTCTCGTCGATTTCTCGTTGATTGTTCATCGAAAACCTAATGTAAATATTCCTGATCAAGTGGTTTGTATTGATAATTTGCCATTAACTGTATCTGCGGAAACCTTTTTTGCTACAGATACCTATTTATGGTCCACAAACGAAATCGGTCCAGAAATTGAAATCACTGAAATCGGCACGTATACAGTTACTGTAACTTCAGAATTTGGCTGTTCAACCCTGAGTACCTTCAACGTAACGGAATCTGAATCTGCTACGATTGACGTGGTAGAAACTGTTGATTTCTCAGACCCAAACAATATTACGGTTACTATCGAAGAAGGCATTGGAGATTACCTCTATATATTAGATAATGGCGACCCACAAGAATCCAATGTTTTTGAAAATGTGCCGTTAGGTTATCATACAGTGACCATTATTGACCTTAACGGTTGTGCCGAAGTTACCGAAGAAGTCTTGGTCATAGATGCGCCTCCATTCTTCACGCCTAATGGAGATACTATCAATGAAACATGGCATATTGTAGGCATCGAAACTTTACCTGGCAGTTCGGTTTATATCTTTAATCGCTATGGAAAACTAATAACAAAATTAAATACTAACTCTCAAGGTTGGGATGGTAAGTATAACGGCTATAATATGCCAGCTTCTGATTATTGGTATTTGGCAGAAATAAAACAAGGCGGTATAGCTTTTGAAGTTAAGGGTCATTTTGCGCTACGTCGATGA